The following proteins come from a genomic window of Leptospira bandrabouensis:
- a CDS encoding ferredoxin, protein MADKSIKQPENVPGKYYVDQTCVPCNDCIKEAPDLLQYSADESHIFVKKQPSTPNEEKQAKAAMAMCPVDAIGDDGE, encoded by the coding sequence ATGGCAGATAAAAGTATCAAACAACCCGAGAATGTACCAGGAAAATACTATGTCGACCAAACCTGTGTTCCCTGTAACGACTGCATAAAAGAAGCCCCTGACCTTTTACAATACAGTGCAGACGAAAGTCACATTTTTGTAAAAAAACAACCATCAACGCCAAATGAAGAAAAACAGGCAAAAGCAGCAATGGCAATGTGCCCAGTAGACGCCATTGGCGATGACGGTGAATAG
- a CDS encoding polyprenyl synthetase family protein, with protein MPTQFSNILTNSKQLFDSFSESYTKELFQPRTRITDACLYSLQAGGKRIRPIFVLNSFFHPDQLPKKLNTNNHLSVYLAAFAVECIHTYSLIHDDLPAMDNDDTRRGMPTCHIQFDEATAILAGDTLNSLSFYLLSLFENTDSTTIRDSIQILHNGAGMKGMILGQMEDIEEEKNPSPIDKESKLASIHEKKTGALIEASFLLGNRLRPDWLERESVISSYAKEIGLLFQITDDILDVEGNLADLGKTPGKDAKAGKLTYPSLYGMDTAKKLRDESVSKAISLVANVSSLNNEFFLGLPKYIAERKN; from the coding sequence GTGCCCACTCAGTTTTCTAATATCTTAACAAATTCCAAACAACTCTTTGATTCTTTTTCTGAGTCCTATACAAAAGAATTGTTTCAACCTCGCACTCGCATAACAGATGCTTGCCTATATAGTTTGCAGGCCGGTGGAAAACGAATTCGACCAATCTTTGTTCTAAATTCCTTTTTTCATCCAGACCAACTACCTAAAAAACTAAATACCAATAATCATCTTTCTGTTTATCTAGCGGCTTTTGCCGTTGAATGCATTCATACCTATTCCCTCATCCATGATGATCTCCCAGCAATGGACAATGATGACACCCGTCGTGGGATGCCTACCTGCCACATTCAGTTTGATGAGGCCACTGCCATCCTAGCTGGTGACACACTGAACTCTTTGAGTTTCTATTTGTTATCTTTATTTGAAAACACAGACTCCACAACGATCCGAGACTCCATCCAAATCCTCCATAATGGGGCAGGAATGAAGGGAATGATCCTTGGGCAAATGGAAGATATTGAAGAAGAAAAAAATCCAAGCCCTATAGATAAAGAATCCAAACTCGCCTCCATCCATGAAAAAAAGACTGGTGCCCTGATTGAAGCCTCCTTCCTTTTAGGAAACAGATTACGACCAGATTGGTTAGAAAGAGAATCGGTAATTTCAAGTTATGCGAAGGAAATCGGGTTATTATTTCAAATCACCGATGATATTTTAGATGTAGAAGGGAACCTTGCCGATCTTGGAAAAACGCCAGGAAAGGATGCCAAAGCTGGAAAATTAACTTACCCTAGTCTTTATGGAATGGACACTGCTAAAAAATTAAGAGATGAATCCGTATCCAAGGCGATTTCCCTTGTGGCAAACGTATCGTCCCTAAATAATGAATTCTTTTTAGGATTACCGAAATACATTGCCGAAAGAAAAAATTAG
- a CDS encoding NTP transferase domain-containing protein yields the protein MNAFVLAAGFGKRMGTLTENCPKPLLKIQNITLLDYSLYLLDQWKVSKVWINTHYLGEQIKNHIEKFIKFPIELLEEKNEILGTAGGIRTGLTDELLKEPIFLINPDTLFFPDPSFKPKTKLSNHTKIHLYLLPAPPNQSYTKIDIGEKGELTFGNGNYYYIGLALLNPQCLSHLEKNKYYDLSDIFKECAERKEITGEVFSGRVLDLGTKELWETYFKTDIFGEEISKIQVFLKSSYMT from the coding sequence ATGAATGCCTTTGTTTTAGCGGCGGGATTTGGCAAAAGAATGGGAACTCTTACGGAAAATTGCCCCAAACCTCTGTTAAAGATTCAGAATATCACTCTCCTTGATTATAGTCTTTATCTACTCGATCAATGGAAAGTTTCTAAAGTTTGGATCAACACTCATTACTTAGGGGAACAGATAAAAAACCATATCGAAAAATTTATCAAATTTCCCATTGAATTATTAGAAGAAAAAAATGAAATCTTAGGAACTGCTGGAGGCATTCGTACTGGATTAACAGACGAACTTTTGAAAGAACCAATTTTTTTAATAAACCCAGATACCCTTTTTTTTCCAGATCCAAGTTTTAAACCAAAAACTAAATTATCCAATCATACAAAAATTCATTTATATTTATTGCCTGCACCTCCTAATCAAAGTTATACAAAAATTGATATTGGTGAAAAAGGGGAATTAACCTTTGGTAATGGAAATTATTATTATATAGGACTTGCATTACTTAATCCTCAATGTCTTTCTCATTTAGAGAAAAATAAATACTACGACCTTTCTGATATTTTTAAAGAATGTGCGGAGCGTAAAGAAATTACCGGAGAAGTTTTCTCCGGTCGAGTTCTCGATTTGGGTACAAAAGAACTTTGGGAAACCTATTTCAAAACTGATATTTTTGGAGAAGAAATTTCGAAAATTCAAGTTTTCCTTAAATCTTCATATATGACTTAA
- a CDS encoding nucleoside-diphosphate kinase, whose translation MERTFIMLKPDAVKNKHIGDILQRIEKEGFKILGMKFLKLSLEDAKQFYAVHAARPFYNDLCTYMASGPIVACALERDNAVAHWRDVIGATDPKEAKAGTIRALFAESKEANAVHGSDSVANALQEIAFFFKGYELN comes from the coding sequence ATGGAAAGAACTTTTATCATGCTTAAACCCGATGCTGTGAAAAACAAACACATCGGTGACATCCTTCAAAGAATCGAAAAAGAAGGATTTAAAATCCTAGGAATGAAATTCCTAAAACTCAGCCTCGAAGACGCAAAACAATTTTACGCAGTTCACGCAGCTCGTCCTTTTTACAATGACCTTTGCACTTACATGGCTTCTGGCCCAATCGTTGCTTGTGCTCTTGAAAGAGACAACGCTGTAGCACATTGGAGAGATGTGATCGGTGCCACTGATCCAAAAGAAGCAAAAGCAGGGACCATTCGGGCACTTTTTGCAGAAAGCAAAGAAGCAAATGCGGTTCACGGTTCTGACTCTGTAGCAAACGCACTTCAAGAAATTGCGTTTTTCTTCAAAGGGTATGAACTTAACTAA
- a CDS encoding aminoglycoside phosphotransferase family protein — translation MNPELNKEQLEVIFSRYGKNCKIVSLQEEASTRRYFRITLNNGSEEVVCADSIVNEDFIIISEFLNANQIHVPRVLNVNREFGLTFMSFEGLDDFSSYNLNNYKQKFPILIDLILKLQSLDPPPLVKNRKFDTEKLSFETNLTLEKFEDFRRLYQIKTNISNEARAFIEETVAYLNKYPVNVFTHRDFHCRNLLVSPNYDYSLIDFQDARMGVPQYDLASILYDAYYPLPRDFRSLMLKSFRDRNIDQSKKFNDTFYLQALQRSFKALGTYFRMVSDHGKEKFKPSIISCLNQLEEIIQLGMFADSLYIFVRSLRDELSRHMEFKNL, via the coding sequence GTGAATCCTGAATTAAACAAAGAACAGCTCGAAGTTATATTTTCAAGGTATGGTAAAAATTGTAAAATTGTTTCGTTACAAGAGGAAGCCTCAACTCGACGGTATTTTCGCATAACGTTAAACAATGGAAGCGAAGAAGTTGTTTGTGCTGACTCAATCGTAAACGAAGATTTTATCATAATCTCTGAGTTTCTGAATGCCAATCAAATTCATGTTCCCAGAGTTTTGAATGTAAATAGAGAATTTGGACTCACGTTTATGAGTTTTGAAGGATTGGATGATTTTAGCTCTTACAATCTAAATAACTATAAACAGAAATTTCCTATCCTTATTGATTTAATTTTAAAATTACAGTCACTTGATCCACCTCCCTTAGTAAAAAATAGAAAGTTTGATACAGAAAAACTAAGCTTCGAAACCAACCTGACTTTGGAAAAATTTGAAGATTTTCGAAGATTATACCAAATTAAAACAAATATTTCCAATGAAGCTAGGGCATTTATCGAAGAAACCGTTGCTTATTTGAACAAATATCCTGTGAATGTTTTTACTCATCGTGATTTTCATTGTCGTAATTTACTGGTATCACCTAATTATGATTATTCTTTGATTGATTTTCAAGATGCAAGGATGGGAGTTCCGCAATATGATCTTGCCTCTATTTTATATGATGCGTATTATCCATTACCAAGGGACTTTCGTTCGTTAATGTTAAAATCATTTCGTGATCGAAACATAGACCAATCAAAAAAATTTAATGATACATTTTATCTCCAAGCTCTGCAGCGGTCTTTCAAGGCTTTAGGAACATACTTTCGAATGGTTTCTGACCACGGTAAAGAAAAGTTCAAACCTTCTATCATTTCATGTTTAAACCAATTGGAGGAGATCATCCAATTAGGAATGTTTGCAGATTCATTGTACATTTTTGTTCGAAGTTTACGGGATGAATTAAGTCGTCATATGGAATTTAAAAATTTATGA
- a CDS encoding TlyA family RNA methyltransferase has product MPKEKIRLDEYLVREGYAIDQKRAQSLILSGSVLINDVVISKVGTLITSKDIVRTKEKIKTYVSRGAYKLLGAFDSFPSANVQNKTCIDLGSSTGGFCQVLLEKGASRVIAVDVGYGQLAQKIANDPKVTVFDRTHLKDLTISQIGPLTEETWVTMDLSFISLVPVFGSLISLFQSSSHIDWQGISLFKPQFEVHPSKLEKGVLKDSHHICYTIRSVWHKVKNLDSRLKFLGLAESPIQGADGNREFLIRWEWKK; this is encoded by the coding sequence TTGCCGAAAGAAAAAATTAGACTGGATGAATACCTCGTTCGCGAAGGTTATGCGATCGATCAAAAACGAGCACAATCGTTAATCCTTTCTGGATCTGTCCTAATCAATGATGTTGTCATTTCCAAAGTAGGAACCCTAATTACCTCCAAAGATATCGTAAGAACCAAAGAAAAAATAAAAACCTATGTTTCTCGCGGGGCATACAAACTGCTGGGAGCCTTTGATTCTTTTCCCTCTGCCAATGTCCAAAACAAAACCTGTATCGACCTGGGTTCTTCTACAGGCGGTTTTTGCCAGGTGCTTTTGGAAAAAGGTGCTTCCCGGGTGATTGCCGTGGATGTAGGTTACGGCCAATTAGCACAAAAAATTGCCAATGATCCCAAGGTCACCGTTTTCGATCGCACTCATCTAAAAGACTTAACTATTTCTCAAATAGGACCTTTAACAGAAGAAACTTGGGTCACCATGGATTTAAGTTTTATTTCTCTTGTTCCTGTATTTGGATCCTTAATTTCCCTTTTTCAATCGAGTTCCCATATTGATTGGCAAGGTATTTCTTTATTCAAACCTCAGTTTGAAGTTCATCCTTCCAAATTGGAAAAAGGAGTATTGAAAGATTCGCATCATATTTGTTATACGATACGTTCGGTTTGGCACAAGGTGAAAAATTTAGATTCCAGACTCAAATTTTTAGGTCTCGCAGAATCCCCAATCCAGGGAGCCGATGGCAATCGGGAATTTTTGATTCGCTGGGAATGGAAAAAATAG
- a CDS encoding response regulator, which translates to MTKKNILIVEDEPFLGLNIKQKIESFGFHVIAVVPSGDEAFQIVSEKVPDLILMDINLEGSLDGIDTAESLREQFSVPVLFLTGFLDDTAKHRINQNPSYAYLMKPFTTDQLKEAVSGFTS; encoded by the coding sequence ATGACAAAAAAGAACATCCTCATCGTAGAGGATGAACCTTTCCTCGGACTTAATATCAAACAGAAAATCGAATCTTTCGGTTTTCATGTGATTGCAGTGGTTCCTTCCGGGGATGAGGCTTTCCAAATCGTTTCGGAAAAGGTTCCAGATCTGATCCTAATGGATATTAATTTGGAAGGGTCATTGGATGGGATTGATACGGCCGAATCTTTAAGGGAACAATTTTCAGTGCCAGTGTTGTTTTTGACGGGATTTTTAGATGATACGGCAAAACACAGAATCAATCAGAATCCGTCTTACGCCTATTTGATGAAACCTTTCACTACGGACCAATTAAAAGAAGCGGTCTCCGGTTTTACTTCTTAA
- a CDS encoding ATP-binding protein — protein MLDSKIERLSQLLSHSQKGLVFVDLKSKQILYINPITVEHLELKNPKSLDAENIFFDFNLLVSEIHTHPQSKSDYKWFLKKQNAEKVPVSINYSSLTEFFDLNTEIYAITIIWNQLQTDDYPSIADHLEIPFFQTDLAGNLKYANNRLIELFRLSPDKINTYSISDVLILPENLKNEILQGNTKLLFEVDHPTENSTTFQIQSFITTEDGNQNGITILLLDLSELQNAERIIKYGEDKLRTFFATMNNGFVIINKDAKILEIAPIFKFLLFQVFAFEVGEDIFHFFDEKMKSKLMEVLNSVIENQNSQTTEFDYTLLGEEKTFEIRFIPVRRYDPNDKKILLVFSDITEAKRKDRQLIESMKFASIGEIAAGLAHEINNPLQSALLYLDDLITVDEADQNERRNILKKIESANLRIRDLVKALLDLGRMESPNRDIVSPYYILVRTSELVEVSCRKKNISFTRHAGPNLPGIFVRWQEIEQVLINCVVNSINALSEMETARQFPKIELGIDLVKTQKKEWVVFSVEDNGPGIDDDTLEKVFLPLFTTRRNKQGTGLGLSISKKIIAEHGGEIYIKTKEGTGTKVEIYLPAHTDENG, from the coding sequence ATGTTGGATTCAAAAATTGAAAGACTATCGCAGCTACTCTCCCATTCCCAAAAAGGATTGGTTTTCGTCGATCTTAAATCAAAACAAATTCTTTACATCAATCCCATTACAGTAGAACATCTGGAATTAAAAAATCCAAAATCCTTGGATGCAGAAAACATATTCTTTGATTTTAATCTCCTAGTTTCAGAAATTCATACACATCCACAATCCAAAAGTGATTATAAGTGGTTTCTAAAAAAACAAAATGCAGAGAAAGTTCCCGTTTCTATTAACTATTCTTCCTTAACTGAATTCTTTGATTTAAATACCGAAATTTATGCAATTACTATCATCTGGAATCAATTGCAAACTGATGATTATCCTTCAATCGCTGATCATTTAGAAATTCCGTTCTTTCAAACTGATTTAGCTGGTAATCTAAAATATGCAAACAATCGATTGATTGAATTATTTAGATTATCACCAGACAAAATTAACACATATTCAATATCGGATGTTCTCATTTTACCTGAAAACCTAAAGAATGAAATTTTGCAGGGAAATACGAAACTTCTCTTTGAAGTTGATCACCCTACTGAAAATTCGACCACCTTTCAAATTCAAAGTTTTATCACAACGGAAGATGGAAACCAAAATGGAATTACGATTCTTTTACTTGACCTTTCTGAATTACAAAATGCAGAAAGAATCATAAAATACGGTGAAGATAAATTAAGAACATTTTTTGCTACTATGAATAATGGTTTTGTGATCATAAACAAAGACGCAAAAATTTTAGAAATTGCTCCTATTTTTAAGTTTTTACTTTTTCAAGTCTTTGCCTTTGAAGTCGGTGAAGATATTTTCCATTTTTTTGATGAAAAAATGAAATCAAAACTAATGGAAGTTCTAAACTCTGTTATTGAAAATCAAAACTCACAAACTACGGAATTTGATTATACTCTACTTGGTGAAGAAAAAACTTTTGAAATTCGCTTTATACCCGTTAGACGATATGATCCAAACGACAAAAAAATTTTGTTAGTTTTTTCAGATATCACAGAAGCAAAACGAAAGGATCGACAACTTATAGAATCGATGAAATTTGCCAGTATTGGTGAAATTGCAGCCGGTCTTGCACACGAAATTAATAATCCACTACAAAGTGCACTTTTGTACTTGGACGACTTAATTACTGTCGACGAAGCAGATCAAAATGAACGTAGGAATATTTTAAAAAAAATTGAATCGGCCAATTTACGAATTCGTGATTTAGTTAAGGCATTACTTGATTTAGGAAGGATGGAAAGTCCCAATCGTGATATCGTTTCTCCATATTATATTTTAGTTCGAACAAGCGAACTAGTCGAAGTTAGTTGCCGGAAAAAAAATATAAGTTTTACAAGGCACGCGGGACCAAATTTACCAGGAATCTTTGTGCGCTGGCAAGAAATAGAACAAGTTTTAATCAATTGTGTGGTAAATTCAATCAATGCTCTTTCAGAAATGGAAACAGCGAGACAATTTCCGAAAATCGAATTAGGTATTGATTTAGTCAAAACTCAAAAAAAAGAGTGGGTTGTTTTTTCAGTCGAAGATAATGGCCCCGGAATTGATGATGATACTTTAGAGAAGGTTTTTTTGCCCTTATTCACTACGAGACGAAATAAACAAGGAACTGGTTTAGGTCTTTCTATATCAAAAAAAATCATCGCGGAACATGGTGGGGAAATCTATATTAAAACTAAAGAAGGAACAGGAACCAAGGTAGAAATTTACCTCCCTGCTCACACGGACGAAAATGGATAA
- a CDS encoding alpha/beta fold hydrolase — MIKYFYRSLFRNYQSQRRKSMKNMGGTPCFVPMGGHRIFYWKFGNGNQKPIVFLHGLLDESFGFRRVVKELLNDGYPLYVFDLPGYGKSKLPLVKYLYQIDVWADLLLECFEKLELKDICLVGHSMGGLTSQHLVLQDTHNRVQKLILLAPGGIPHPEREKMRKVLFPKTEKQVVLLLRYLYGEEFPEPGFLFRHTLVTNWNEKPNEYLQENTLRREEEIFFDSKMKGIKIPTMILAGAEDEITPPFMMKKINSYIKKSKLVWIPKVRHAIHLEKPDVVASNIRIFYNT; from the coding sequence ATGATTAAATACTTTTACCGAAGCCTTTTTCGAAACTATCAGTCCCAGAGACGTAAATCAATGAAAAATATGGGTGGGACACCCTGTTTTGTTCCAATGGGTGGACACCGAATTTTTTATTGGAAATTTGGAAATGGCAATCAAAAACCAATAGTTTTTTTGCATGGTTTACTCGACGAAAGTTTTGGATTTCGGCGTGTCGTAAAAGAACTGTTAAATGACGGATACCCACTTTATGTTTTTGATTTGCCTGGTTACGGAAAAAGTAAATTACCATTAGTGAAGTATCTTTACCAAATCGATGTTTGGGCAGACCTACTTCTTGAGTGTTTTGAGAAATTAGAATTAAAAGATATTTGTTTAGTTGGTCATTCTATGGGAGGTCTTACATCCCAACATTTAGTTTTACAAGATACTCATAACAGAGTGCAGAAACTAATTCTTTTGGCACCTGGTGGTATTCCTCATCCAGAACGTGAGAAAATGCGTAAGGTGCTTTTTCCTAAAACTGAAAAACAGGTGGTATTACTACTTCGATATCTTTACGGAGAAGAATTTCCTGAACCTGGGTTTTTGTTTCGCCACACTCTTGTTACTAATTGGAATGAGAAACCAAACGAATATTTACAAGAGAACACCTTACGTCGGGAAGAAGAGATTTTTTTTGATTCTAAAATGAAGGGAATCAAAATTCCAACTATGATTTTAGCTGGCGCTGAAGATGAAATTACACCACCATTTATGATGAAAAAAATTAATTCTTATATCAAAAAAAGTAAATTGGTTTGGATTCCAAAAGTAAGACATGCGATTCACCTAGAAAAACCCGATGTGGTTGCAAGCAATATTAGGATATTCTATAATACTTAA
- a CDS encoding cation:proton antiporter, translating to MKTRSSLFYGFTILLFGSLGYFLLQAGSLLEVTKNIVTITNEHLDTENFFNRFHHPLALLFLQIIVVCGSARFVGYVFSRKLKQPSVMGEIVAGILLGPSLLGYYFPETMGFLFPPASLPTLGTLSQIGLVLFMFIIGMELDISVLKNKAHSAIIISHASIIFPFFLGMILAYFFYTDYAPENVGFLSFSLFMGIAMSITAFPVLARILQERNLTRTPLGAMVLTCAAADDMTAWILLAIIVTISKAGNLNTALFTIGLSFAYILTMIYLVAPFLKRLGSIYISRENLTRTAVALILMILFLSSLTTEVIGIHALFGAFLAGVIMPTEGNLKKLVAEKIEDIAVILFLPIFFVITGLRTEIGLLNGSHLWLVFGLVILVAVVGKFIGSAFAAKVSGSNWEDALSIGALMNTRGLMELVVLNIGYDLGILSPEIFAVFVLMALVTTLSTGPLLDGIQKFFSNSEKRIPTEKPVDHKLRVLVAFAQEKMGKSLVRFAYSLSGNQKKNLEITALHISPNDSLSNEEIRRYRDASFESIRQTGSSMGIQVQTEYRITDNVTYEIVNFAKIKHTDILLIGAAKPLFSRSYTGGKIKGILNYCPATVGVLIDNGLESIEKVAILYKGEKDPILGFAQKLTSLKGMKSNKIKVEDLVQPETDLNPYPIALNKITGYSLILIDLNVWEEMGFEKMDLLPTSFLLVRFLST from the coding sequence ATGAAAACGCGTTCTTCCCTTTTTTATGGATTCACCATTCTCTTATTCGGTTCACTAGGTTACTTTCTTTTACAAGCAGGTTCCCTTCTTGAAGTCACAAAAAATATTGTGACAATCACCAATGAACATCTAGACACTGAAAATTTTTTCAACCGTTTCCACCATCCATTGGCACTCCTTTTTCTCCAAATTATCGTTGTTTGTGGGTCAGCGAGATTTGTTGGTTATGTATTCTCAAGGAAACTCAAACAACCATCCGTAATGGGAGAGATTGTTGCTGGGATTTTACTCGGACCATCGTTACTTGGTTACTACTTTCCAGAAACGATGGGATTTTTGTTTCCACCGGCAAGTCTTCCGACTCTTGGAACCCTAAGCCAAATTGGTTTGGTTCTTTTTATGTTCATTATAGGAATGGAACTTGATATCTCCGTTCTTAAAAACAAAGCACATTCAGCCATTATCATTAGCCACGCCAGTATCATTTTCCCTTTCTTTTTAGGGATGATTTTAGCTTATTTTTTTTATACAGACTATGCACCTGAGAATGTAGGATTTTTATCCTTTTCACTTTTTATGGGAATTGCAATGAGTATCACTGCCTTTCCAGTACTCGCACGGATCCTACAAGAAAGAAATCTCACAAGAACTCCGCTTGGTGCCATGGTCCTCACTTGCGCTGCTGCAGATGATATGACCGCTTGGATCTTACTTGCGATCATTGTCACTATCTCTAAAGCAGGAAATCTCAATACGGCACTTTTCACCATAGGACTATCTTTTGCATACATCCTAACAATGATATATTTAGTGGCTCCCTTTCTCAAACGATTAGGATCCATTTATATCTCCAGGGAAAACTTAACAAGAACTGCTGTTGCTCTTATCTTAATGATATTATTCCTATCCTCACTCACAACAGAGGTTATCGGAATCCATGCTCTGTTCGGAGCCTTTCTTGCAGGCGTCATTATGCCAACGGAGGGAAACCTCAAAAAACTCGTAGCGGAAAAGATAGAAGACATAGCTGTTATTTTGTTTCTCCCCATTTTCTTTGTGATTACAGGACTTAGAACAGAGATTGGGCTACTCAATGGTTCTCATCTTTGGTTGGTGTTTGGTCTAGTCATCCTTGTAGCTGTTGTGGGAAAATTTATAGGAAGTGCTTTTGCAGCAAAAGTTTCTGGTTCCAATTGGGAAGATGCTCTTTCCATAGGTGCTCTTATGAACACTCGTGGCCTCATGGAACTTGTGGTTCTTAATATTGGATACGATTTAGGAATTTTAAGTCCTGAGATCTTTGCTGTGTTTGTTTTAATGGCACTTGTCACCACTCTTTCTACAGGACCACTTCTCGATGGAATCCAAAAGTTTTTCTCTAATTCTGAAAAACGTATCCCCACAGAAAAACCAGTAGACCACAAATTACGAGTGTTAGTTGCTTTTGCCCAAGAGAAAATGGGGAAAAGTTTGGTTCGATTTGCTTATTCTCTTTCTGGAAACCAAAAGAAAAATTTGGAAATTACAGCCCTTCATATTTCACCAAACGACTCACTCTCCAATGAAGAAATTCGTCGTTACCGGGATGCCAGTTTTGAATCCATTCGCCAAACAGGCTCTAGTATGGGAATTCAAGTGCAAACAGAATACCGGATCACAGACAATGTAACTTATGAAATTGTTAATTTTGCCAAAATCAAACACACAGATATTTTACTAATCGGTGCTGCCAAACCCCTATTTTCTCGTAGTTATACGGGAGGAAAAATTAAGGGCATTCTCAACTATTGTCCTGCCACTGTGGGTGTCCTCATCGACAATGGTTTAGAATCCATAGAAAAAGTGGCCATCCTTTACAAAGGGGAAAAAGATCCCATCCTGGGTTTTGCCCAGAAACTAACATCCCTCAAAGGGATGAAGTCGAACAAAATCAAGGTGGAAGACCTAGTACAACCCGAAACAGATCTAAATCCCTATCCAATCGCCTTAAATAAAATCACAGGGTATTCATTGATTCTCATCGATCTAAATGTTTGGGAAGAAATGGGATTTGAGAAAATGGATCTTCTTCCCACTTCATTTCTTTTGGTTCGTTTTTTAAGCACCTAA
- a CDS encoding hybrid sensor histidine kinase/response regulator translates to MDKILIVDDEEDIRIALKRVLSREGYQIELAESASEAIHRISSGETFSVAISDILMSGMSGIDFTKYIAEKQINLPVILITGNPNLSSAESAIRYHAFEYISKPVDRTQILSVVKRALELKNQKDSDLEKLMLSEKLEKALRTQNLDLNRQNAAILNATSDAVITIDSKLTVVSANKASFEMFRFKTPLDLIGQSVKILFTENKMQKYMSQVSKVLSEEENKSTLQLSDVTLLRSDTSTFLADIAICSYSLDGDTYYTGVIRDVTQKKAMVEQLIQSERRAFLSVVAASIGHEINNSLTAIQGFVEMASRENADTMLKDRALKVTLNQTEKLRALTSNLLQLGKSLKSNDEQSKVLNLNKEISSVLQVFKETAKLKYCHIKWEESVEKIPIQMNSDQFALLLSNILLNAADATNNIGTIEIISYQDEKNSHLIVTDDGEGMSQETLNKIYEPYFTTKELGKGTGLGMFVVKQIVDNFDIRLEIDSAPGNGSKFHFIFPKVSES, encoded by the coding sequence ATGGATAAGATTTTAATTGTAGATGACGAAGAAGATATCAGAATCGCACTAAAACGGGTTTTATCTCGCGAAGGATATCAAATTGAACTGGCAGAATCTGCTTCTGAAGCTATTCATAGAATTTCGTCAGGAGAAACATTTTCAGTTGCCATATCAGATATTTTAATGTCAGGAATGTCTGGGATTGATTTTACAAAATATATTGCTGAAAAACAAATTAACTTACCCGTTATCCTTATAACAGGAAATCCTAATCTTTCTTCCGCAGAATCAGCCATTCGTTATCATGCATTCGAGTACATATCGAAACCTGTTGACAGAACACAAATTTTATCTGTTGTTAAACGAGCATTAGAACTTAAAAATCAAAAAGATTCCGATTTAGAAAAATTGATGTTATCGGAAAAGCTAGAAAAAGCACTTCGCACTCAAAACTTAGATTTAAACAGACAGAATGCGGCGATATTAAATGCAACCTCCGATGCTGTGATTACTATTGATTCTAAACTAACGGTTGTTTCTGCAAACAAAGCAAGTTTCGAAATGTTTAGATTTAAAACACCCTTAGATTTAATTGGTCAATCTGTTAAAATTTTATTCACTGAAAATAAAATGCAGAAATACATGAGCCAAGTTTCCAAAGTATTGAGTGAAGAAGAAAATAAATCTACTCTTCAACTATCAGATGTAACATTATTACGTTCAGATACCTCTACTTTTTTGGCCGATATTGCTATTTGTTCCTATAGTTTGGATGGTGATACTTATTATACCGGTGTCATCAGAGATGTTACTCAGAAAAAAGCAATGGTAGAACAGCTCATTCAATCTGAACGAAGGGCATTTTTATCAGTAGTCGCTGCAAGTATAGGGCACGAAATTAATAACTCCCTCACTGCAATCCAAGGTTTTGTAGAAATGGCTTCTCGAGAAAACGCAGATACAATGTTAAAGGACCGTGCTCTAAAGGTTACATTGAATCAAACTGAAAAATTACGAGCCTTAACTTCGAATCTTTTACAACTTGGCAAATCATTAAAATCAAACGATGAACAATCTAAAGTTTTAAATTTGAACAAAGAAATTTCATCGGTTCTTCAAGTATTTAAAGAAACGGCAAAACTTAAATACTGCCATATCAAATGGGAAGAGTCTGTTGAAAAAATTCCCATACAAATGAATTCGGATCAATTTGCCTTATTACTTTCAAATATACTTCTCAATGCTGCTGATGCTACAAACAATATCGGTACTATAGAAATCATATCTTACCAAGATGAAAAAAATTCACATTTGATTGTTACAGATGATGGTGAAGGTATGTCACAAGAGACATTGAATAAAATTTATGAGCCTTATTTCACAACGAAAGAACTTGGAAAAGGAACGGGCCTGGGAATGTTTGTAGTCAAACAAATTGTGGATAATTTCGATATTCGGTTAGAAATTGATTCAGCTCCAGGAAACGGATCTAAATTTCATTTTATTTTTCCTAAGGTATCTGAATCATAG